Proteins from a single region of Phyllobacterium sp. T1293:
- a CDS encoding SGNH/GDSL hydrolase family protein translates to MKLKTVVIGGSNTVMLPGYLPSLLSTMARRGIELDVVADLAVGGTTSAFGLYQLKIYDQLADCDLLLIEYALNDAFVYGDERRPFRHWARFYEGIIRYALEQNPNLRIATLVFGARNGSFLNAVPSIDAGINYISQCYGTICVDVSRNLMQRLGRDVVGHPSFYSDQGHYARPVATTIVANLIADELEPALQRPVKAAALPPPIDPEHFAGARALDGVQLSKRLGRVPVEYSNRRFSISALDLGGDRLRFEVDKGQLLAMAYVCEPRIPPLDIRLGNDLHRAALLKGGVRDGTYKFLVSMLSFEFLYGTTLLDPPATLALTLGGGTAGGEHKLHVPKDSIRHETLPAEPALPISGILFTGNLKVCAIEKTTDSEKPAPDLPTPPVKLEPVTAGN, encoded by the coding sequence ATGAAATTAAAAACCGTAGTCATCGGCGGCTCCAACACCGTCATGTTGCCAGGCTATTTGCCGTCGCTTTTGTCAACGATGGCACGGCGCGGCATTGAGCTTGACGTTGTAGCCGACCTCGCCGTCGGCGGCACCACCAGCGCCTTTGGGCTTTATCAGCTCAAGATTTATGACCAATTGGCTGATTGTGATCTGTTGCTGATCGAATATGCACTCAACGATGCATTCGTTTACGGCGACGAGCGGCGACCATTCCGCCATTGGGCCAGATTCTATGAGGGCATTATCCGCTATGCTCTGGAGCAAAACCCCAACTTGCGCATTGCAACTCTTGTCTTCGGCGCACGCAACGGTTCGTTCCTTAACGCCGTTCCGTCCATCGATGCGGGTATCAATTACATCTCGCAGTGCTACGGGACCATATGCGTGGACGTATCACGCAATCTCATGCAGCGCTTGGGCCGTGATGTTGTCGGCCACCCCAGTTTCTATTCCGATCAAGGCCATTATGCCCGGCCTGTCGCGACAACCATTGTTGCCAACCTCATCGCCGATGAGTTGGAACCCGCATTGCAGCGTCCGGTCAAGGCCGCCGCCTTGCCACCGCCCATTGATCCGGAACACTTCGCCGGGGCACGCGCCCTTGATGGCGTCCAGTTGAGCAAAAGGCTTGGCCGGGTTCCAGTCGAATACAGCAATCGGCGATTTTCTATCTCGGCTCTGGATTTGGGCGGCGACCGGTTGCGCTTCGAGGTGGACAAGGGGCAGCTTCTGGCAATGGCCTATGTGTGCGAACCGCGCATTCCGCCGCTCGATATCCGTTTGGGTAACGATCTGCATCGGGCTGCTCTGCTCAAGGGCGGCGTGCGTGACGGGACCTACAAGTTCCTGGTTTCCATGCTGAGCTTTGAATTCCTCTACGGCACAACGCTTCTTGATCCTCCGGCAACTCTTGCGCTCACACTTGGTGGCGGCACTGCTGGAGGCGAGCACAAGCTGCATGTTCCAAAAGATAGTATTCGCCATGAAACGCTTCCGGCTGAACCGGCATTGCCAATCAGCGGCATTCTCTTCACCGGCAATCTGAAGGTCTGCGCTATCGAAAAGACCACGGATAGCGAAAAGCCGGCACCAGATCTGCCGACACCCCCGGTGAAGCTGGAACCTGTAACAGCGGGCAACTGA
- a CDS encoding adenylate/guanylate cyclase domain-containing protein encodes MTEADIVAIEEWLDAQGLAGASETELLNGFCVRCCGLGITLERALAFVDTLHPIYEGRAFHWRQREEVEKPVIEYGSSTQGASAESWQRTTFYHLLQSGEDSLRRRIGEMDEPGFVHLENLKAEGLTDYLALINRFSTQGSIGEMDCFYSQWSTAHTDGFNDSDIATLKRLVRGLAIAIKCASLARIVRTIAEVYLGHDAGERVLAGRINRGAADRIEAVLWYSDLRDYTRISDAAGPDAIIPMLNDYADAVISSIQEAGGDVLKLIGDGTLAIFTDGGSQTACVAALKAEALLRKRLVALNERRTAEKQPITNVYLGVHVGEVFFGNIGSDTRLDFTVVGPAVNEVSRIASMCRSVDQDILISDRFAAFLPEGLRSKLVCVGRFALRGVGRAQELFTLDPVERH; translated from the coding sequence ATGACTGAAGCCGATATCGTTGCAATTGAAGAATGGCTTGACGCTCAAGGATTGGCTGGAGCCAGCGAAACCGAACTGCTGAACGGTTTTTGTGTGCGCTGTTGCGGCCTCGGTATCACACTTGAGCGCGCTTTGGCGTTTGTCGATACGCTGCATCCGATTTATGAGGGCAGGGCATTTCACTGGCGCCAGCGCGAGGAAGTTGAAAAGCCTGTCATTGAGTACGGTTCCAGCACCCAGGGAGCGAGCGCGGAAAGCTGGCAGCGAACCACATTCTATCATCTGTTACAGTCAGGCGAAGATTCGCTCCGCCGCCGTATTGGCGAAATGGACGAGCCGGGCTTTGTTCATCTTGAGAACCTCAAGGCTGAAGGACTTACCGATTATCTGGCGCTGATCAACCGCTTTTCAACCCAAGGCAGTATCGGCGAAATGGATTGCTTCTATTCGCAGTGGTCTACCGCCCACACCGATGGGTTCAACGACAGCGACATCGCAACATTGAAGCGTCTCGTGCGTGGCCTCGCCATTGCCATCAAATGCGCCTCGCTGGCGCGGATCGTGCGGACAATTGCCGAAGTCTATCTCGGTCATGATGCAGGTGAACGCGTTCTGGCAGGGCGTATCAATCGCGGCGCTGCCGACCGGATCGAAGCCGTTCTGTGGTATTCGGATTTGCGGGATTATACCCGTATCTCCGATGCTGCTGGACCAGATGCGATCATCCCGATGCTGAATGATTATGCTGATGCGGTGATCTCATCCATACAGGAAGCGGGCGGTGACGTATTGAAGCTGATTGGCGACGGTACATTGGCTATTTTCACCGATGGTGGTTCGCAAACCGCTTGTGTGGCCGCCCTGAAGGCGGAAGCGCTGTTGCGCAAGCGGCTCGTTGCTCTTAATGAGCGCCGCACGGCAGAAAAACAGCCTATCACCAATGTCTATCTTGGCGTCCATGTCGGCGAGGTGTTCTTCGGCAATATTGGCAGTGATACGAGGCTGGATTTTACGGTCGTTGGTCCTGCCGTGAACGAAGTCAGCCGCATCGCTTCCATGTGCCGTTCGGTCGATCAGGACATTCTGATCTCCGACCGCTTTGCCGCGTTTCTGCCGGAAGGACTCCGGTCCAAACTGGTTTGTGTCGGACGCTTTGCCCTACGCGGTGTTGGCCGTGCGCAGGAACTCTTCACTCTTGATCCGGTTGAAAGGCACTAA